The stretch of DNA TCTGACTATCCACAATCAGGGTAATCCAATCTCTTCAGACACTCAATCAATCTTATTTCAACAATTTCGTCGAACCACCTCTGCTGAGGATCAAACAGGATGGGGATTAGGATTATTTTTAGCAAAGAGTATTATTGAGGCGCATCAAGGGAAGATTGAAGTTGAAAGTACGGAGGGTAAGGGAACAAGCTTTATCATTAAGTTACCAATGTCCGGCGTAGTATGAAACTTGGGCTCCACAAAGCCGAACTTGCATTTGGCTGCCATCGGTTTGGCGGACTGTCATGGTTTGACCATCTGTTACTTCCATTACTGCCCATTGTTCTGGGAAGGCTGGTGAGTTGTTCATGGAGCGAACAATCCAAACGGCTGTGCTGGTGAGGGCGAGTGCTGCAACTATAGTTCCAATTTTCTGCAAGGAGTTCATAGGGCTTTTTGTATAATGCAGGGAACCACAATCTTAACCACAGTTAATTCGGTGTAGGTTTTATCGCTGTCCCAATAGTTGGTTAAGTACATCAGCTAGACGGTAGCCTGCCAAACTCATTCGGCGTTGAGCAATTGGTTTAGCTGTAGCAGGATAATTCGGTGGTAAGGCTTTTCCATCATTCTTATCAGTGCTGCCAGAAAGCCTTCCATTAAGATATGCTTGTTGTTTTGCGATTTTAAAACTCTCCAACTTTGCCCAGTTACTAAATTTGGTTTCTCTTAATTCGGGTAATCTATTACGTTGATAGGATGCTCTCAGGCGAGTAGCAGTGTTACGAACTGTCTGAAACCTTTCACTTCCCAAAATTAGATCGTCCCAGAATTTATGCAAACTAATTGTTTGATTAGCGGGTTTAACCCTGATATAAAAACGCGTACCACCTCGATCTCCTTCTGGTTGTGGGTACTGATTAGTGATTAGCTTGGTAGTGTGCAATGGCTGATGCACATCTCCTACTAAGTGAAATAGCCAACATATTGCAACTGCTTTTTCGCTGTTACTGGCATTGCTTTGAACAGTATCAAAATTCTTTTGAAAAGCGTACAGGATATTTTCTTCACCTTTAACTTCAGTAGGAACTAAGTTTGAAGGACTGCTTGGCTGATAAGGGAAGTTGATGTAATGCCAAGTTGGGTGATTAAATGCAGGGTTATCACGAGCTTCATCTGCCCATTTTGCCGCCCACATGAATAAGTATAAATTTTTATCTTTAGCAGAAATATTAGATTGCTGAAGAGAGTTCCACTGTTGTTCAAACTTAGAATATTCAGGGTGTTCTTTTAAAATCGCGGCAATTTGCTCAATTACTTGTGGATGATTCTGCTGAAGATCACTGTAAGCGATCGCTCCTAATACCATGTGACCTGCTTTATTCCAAGCAAAAGCCGGATCCTGCCAAATCAGAATTGTGGACAACATCGTTAAAGCAGAAACTTTAACCCAAGTTTGTAGTTTTACCATAAAACTCTTAATTAGCTTTGGAAATCGAGTTGCCAGAATACGACCAGAACCATGATAGAGCATCGCTGAAAAAAAGCTACAGATACAATTTACGTTTTCAGGGAGGATAAGTTTATTCGTTTGCCACTGTTCCACTAGTTATCATTTGTAAAAGACTGTTTACATCCTGTATAGTTTTAGAGCTAATACCCATTAATTCTAAATTTTCTATAGCTACTTGATATTCTTCTTGAGATTCATAATGTTCTTCAAAGTAATCGTCATCTTTATATCCGTAAATAATATGGTTTGAACCAATTTTTCTGAAAAAGTTTTCAGATGGCAGTAAAGCTTTTATAGATTTAAAACAACCTTCAAGATAACCATGAAAATAGCTAATGAAATGGTTAATTTCTTGACGAGAAAATTCTAACTCAAATGGTTCACGAAGTATCTGAGTATCATAACCCTCTACATCAGCTTCTAAAATCCTGTAAAAAATAAAGTAAAGTGTACCGCGATTATCATAGATATCAAGTAGGTAAAAGAATTTACCTTGGAGTTTCTCTAAGATTAACAATATTGGAAAAGAAAAAGTACCTTTCCAATCATCGATCCAATTACTACTATCACCAAATAAGTAAGTTAAAGTCACAAATATTTGTGCTAAATTGAGTTTATCTTTATCATCTCTTCCTAATAGGTCAAGATGTACATACAGCATATAGTCATCTCTAATAGGAAGGCTTTTGAATCTTAAGTTTCTAAATTCAGAATCATCTAAACGCCAAAGCTGATATTTAATGCCTCTGTTTTCAAGTTTAACCTTATTACGTTCTTTAACTTGCTTAACAACTTGCTTCATATTTTTAATGTGGTCACAATATCTAGTATTAATGTACTATATTAATGTTTTTATTTCTAGTTACTGGCGTTGCAGTGAATGACTACAGTTGCACCGTAAGAAAGAACCTGGAACGGTGAAGTGACCGTTAGAGTGCGGCATCCCAAATCATTTGTCTAATCGCCTGCCGGATGCCAGCAGATGCAGGAAATTGGCGATTGCAAGGACAAAACCCTAAATATTTCCGCATAAGTAGGGTGTATTCGAGTGGGCTGGAGGAATTGGTGCAGAGGTCACTTGGAGGAGAAAGTGCTGAGTTTGTTGGAGACTGAAATTAAAGACTAATGTAACAATGCTTTGGGTAATCCACTATAGTAGGGGTGTAATTTTGGTACTGATTATCAAGCAAAGAGCAACGTTGGAAGAATTTCAGCAAATGCTGCAAACTTTGGAACTGTATATCAAAATAGCAGTAGATATAGAAAGAGGTATTTTAGCAGGGGGAGGAGAAAAACACGCCTATTGTGAAGCGGCATTGCTCGAAGATGGTAGTAGACAGCGAGATATTTGGGGTGCGGATTGGACACCCTTTAACCAATCAATCGCCTATGAATCGATTATCAACATACGTCCAAGCCAAAATAATCGCTCAATGGTAATTCAAGACACAGTAATTAGAGAACGTGTTAAAAAAATCGCTCAGGAGTTAATAGGTGGATATGAACCAGAAATTAGATGAAAAGCAAGCACGGTTTCAAGACGAAAATACATCAAATCGTTTAGGTCATATCGCGTCTAATTTAGCTAGGTTGAGAACATTTTGTAACATTGCTTACCCGCAAGCAGTTGAAAGTGTGGCAGATGAAACTATATGTTTTATTGAATGGACAGCAGCAGAAATTGAACCAGAATATGCCGAAGAATTGGTGAACATTCAAGTTCAACTATCTAGGTGGAAATTAAAATTTGATAGTCTTTGGTCTGATGAGAGCGAACGCAAAAATATGTCCGAGCAAGCGAGTAGTTGGTCACAGAGGGTATTAGATATGTCAGGTTTATTGTCCCAATCCGCCTGAATCTGCTATTACTTGCATCTAAAATGGTAGGATTTCACCAAAAATGTAAGATTGCGTGATGCGATTTATAATAGCAGACATAGCTTATGCGCCAAATATTACCAAGACTCACAGAGCGCGAT from Nostoc sp. HK-01 encodes:
- a CDS encoding nuclease, which produces MNSLQKIGTIVAALALTSTAVWIVRSMNNSPAFPEQWAVMEVTDGQTMTVRQTDGSQMQVRLCGAQVSYYAGHW